Sequence from the Hamadaea flava genome:
GAGGTTGGTTGCAGGCATCTTGGCCGGCAAATGAGGGCTCACGAACTTAGCGGGGGTCGAGGTGACCTCGGGCGCGTCGGGTGGTCGCGCAGCGGGTGTGTAGCCGCTGGTTGGCGGCATTTCTGAACCCGTAGGCAGCGCGGGCGACGGTCTTGATCACCCGGTTGGTGCCTTCGCTGCCGTCGTTCGTGATCCCGGTCTGCAGGAAGACCAGGACCTTCGGCCACCAGGTCTGCACTGTCATCGCGAGCCGTTCGAGCTCGGGCAGGCCGGACTGGCCGCGGCGTCTGTAGAACTGCCATAGGGCATCGACGATCTGTCCTCGGCTGGGGTAGCTGCGGGCCAGGGCAAGCAGATCGAGCAGGTCTTCCTTGGTGTTCCACGCGGCCAGGATCGGTTCGCGGACGTGCTTGGGCAGCAGTCTCAGGTCGGTCTGCAGTTCGGCCAGGTGCCGGTCGGATGGGCTGTCGGCGCGGGGGGTCAGGCGGTTGCGCAGCTCCCACTCCCGAACAGCAGCTCAGCCGGGCTGGCTGGATGCAATCTGTCTGGGAAGGTCCGCGGGAGACCGCGCTGTACTTCTACGGAGGGTCAGCCGCCAGAATCCACTCGGCCATCGAGCCGCTCCTCGAAACGTATCCACTTGCCACACGCAGACGCGTTGTGGACCTGCCCACCGTCCCGAGCTGGTAAACCCAACAGTCGCCCGATGGGGAGGCAAGGCTGCAGCTGCACACGCGCCGTCTGGGCCGAGACAACGCGACGCACAATGTTCAAATGCTGCGTCAAGTGCCCGCACCTTCCCAAACGTCGAGGGCATAACGATTTGGCGGCGACATGCCGCCGGTCCCGGCCGCCACGCCGCCGCCCATGAACCGAACGCATGTTCGAGGCATGTGGCAGGTCCGGCCATCGCGAAGGCGGGCTGCGGAACGACGTGAAGGAGTCGGCGATGATCGTTTCCGTGTGATTTGTCGCGGCGGGCATCCACACAGCCCGTCCCCCGAGGGTCTTGTAACGATCGATCTCTTCTGCGATCGTGTGCGTCACATCTGGACGATCACGGGGGAGTGATTCCACAGTGGTTACTCGCGGACATGGTTTGCTCAGTTGGGCACTCGGACGCGTGAGCGCGACGGTTCGAAGCGGAGCGGCGGCTGCAGAGCCGTCAAGCGTGATGAGACACGGACACCCTCCCAAGTTTCGTCGGCTGAAGGTTCCGCGGCCGGAGGTCGCACGCGACGTGGCGCGGCACCTCGCTCGTGAGCGACGCAGCGGCGGGCGGCCTGCCCTCGCGGCGATGATGTCACTGGTTCTGGTCGCTGGCATGATCGTCGTGACTCCATCGCCGAGTTCCGCGAGGTCGGGTGATCCGGCGGGAAGTTCTCGCGCGGCGCCCGGACAGGCCACCGGTTCGGCTGCGGGCAGATCACATACTGCTACGGCTGCGTCCACGGACGCCGACCCTGGTGAGCCAGGCACTCCTCCCGCACCACCGGGACTCACAGGAGTTGTCGGCCCTGAACGAAAGTACCCCGATCCGGTGCCCATGGATGGCGCACAGTGCGTGAACTGCCCGCCGGGGACCATTCCGCGAGTGCAGCCCAAAGACGGCAAGGGCGTCGCGGTCGCCGAGCAGAAGCTATCGCCGGTGCAGTCGGCGCCAACGCCGCCGGTGTTCGACCAGGGCAGCGCAAGGGAGTTGGTCGACCAGCGGACGGAGACGTCCACGACGTTCCTGAACCCCGACGGCACCAAGACGATCCGCATGTTTGCTGGTCCCCGGTACACCCGAGACGCCTCTGGACGATGGGTCGACGTCGACACCCGGCTGGCCACGGGACCAGGCGGACGGTGGAGGCCACAAGCTGCGATGGACCTGTCTATCGCTCCCACTGCGTCCGATCCGCAGCTAGCCTCGATGAACCTGCAGGACGTCGAACTGGGGTTCTCCGTGTCCGGCGCCTCCTCGTCGCAGGCGACGCCGTCGGGCTCGGCTGCGATGTTCAGTGACGTTCGGACGGCATCAGACCTGAAGCTGGAGGTGACCAACGGCGGGTTGAAGGAAAGCATCATCCTCAAGTCGGCTTCGGCGCCCACGACCTGGACGTTCCCGCTGACGGTACGAGGGCTGACGCCAACTCTGGTGTCGGAGTCAGGGCGTGTCGAGTTCCGGGACGCCAAGGGTGAGATTCGCGCGATTATCCCGCCCGGATTCATGGCGGACGCGGCGTTTGATTGGAAGACAAACCAGGGTCCGCACTCGACCAACGTTCACTATCGGCTGGTCCAGGATGGCCAGCGGTGGTCGCTGGAGGTCAGCGCTGACCGGGAGTGGATCTCCGACCCTTCGCGGAAGTTCCCCGTGATCGTCGACCCGTCCTTCGTCACCCATTATCTGTTCATCCACGACACCTTCGTGTCGAGTAAGACCTGGCCAAACCGCGACAACTCGGCGATGACCACGCTCAATGTGGGCCATTGGAGTGACGGCGAGAACGCGGCCACCTACATCCGCTTCACCGACGCCGAGACGGCCCTGCATAACAAGTACATCCTTGGCGCGACGCTCAACCTTTACTCGATCTGGGCACTGAACTGCACTAAGTCGGCCTTGAACGTGTATCCGGTGACGTACTCCTTCACCGAGGGTGATCCGGCGACGTTCAAATGGCCAGGTCCGCCCTACGGTCCCCTCGTCGCCACCAGTTCCTTCGCACGTGGAGGACAATGCGCCAGCAACCCCGACGGGTATGAGGGGATTTCGTTCAAGCCGGAGGGTCTCAAGACTTTCACCCGGTGGACACATTTCCAGGAGCCCTGGTATGGGTTCGCGTTGCGCGGCTCGACCACCGACAGCAACAGCCAGAAGATCTTCTACAGCGCCGAAAGTTCGAAGCAGCCGTGGCTGGACGTGTCTTATTCTGACGAAGGCGCCGCGTACCTGCTCCCAGACTCCAAGTTCACCCCGCCCGTAACTCCCACGACTGCTGGGGGTATAGACGTAGTGGCGGAGAACCAGGGGTTCAACACCTGGTCCGGCAGCTATGCGATGACCGGGAAGATCATCAACCTGGGCACGGGGGCAACCGTCCAGACGGTGGTGTCCAACGTCAGCAGCTGGGGTGTCGGCAATGTGTTGCCTTTGGACATACCCCGAGTTCACCTCAGCATTCCCGCACTCGCCGCTGGCACATATCGGTTACGAATTTCGATGCGTAACGCCTCAGGGGTCGACTTCAACAGTGACGCACTGGGAAAGATCCCTACCTTCGACGTGGACTTCCAGGTCTTGCCCGCAGCAAATCCAGAGCTGGTGTCGTGGTATCCACCGAACAACGCCCAATCAGGGTCCCTGACACCGTCGCTGTTCGCGCAATACTTCGATGCCGACAGCGCGCCAGGCGACCCGCGTTACTGGTTCAGGGTGTGCAACGGCACCGCGGCAGCACCGGTCGGCTGCCAGGAGTCGAACTGGATCGAAAACTCCTCATGGTCAGTGCCAGCCGGTGTGCTGTCGTGGTCAAAGACATCGTTCTGGTACGTGGCTCTGTTCGACGGAGCGAACATGACGCCGTTGATTGGCCCGTTCTATCTGACGCCGATCGTTGCGCAGCCAGCCATCACCCATCAGCTAGCCGGAGCGAACGACAACGCAGATGTGCCAGGGGTCAATCCTCAAGTCGGCAACTATTCGACCACCGTCGTCGATGCAAGCGTCGCGACCCCAGGACTGCCACTGCGGATCGAACGCACCTACAACTCTCAGGATCCGCGCGGTTTTGGGGCAAGCGGCAGCGTGGGTGCGTTCGGACCTGGCTGGACGACACCGCTTGATCAGCGCATTACCGTGGACAGCGACGGCAGTGGCAACGTTGTGGCCACGCTGGCCAGCGGCAGGCAGTTGCGGTTCGGCCGTAACGCCGACGGCACCTACGCCCCGCCACCGGGAGTCGCGATCACGTTGGTGAAAGGCACCAGCACTTGGACGCTGCGGGATGTCAGCGGCGAGATGCGGATCTTTGACGGTTCTGGAAACCTTACGTCGATCACCAGCGTCGACGGATTGCAACAGCAGTACCTGTACACCAGCGGCCGGGTGTCGTCGATCAAGGATGTGGTCAGTGGCCGCAGCCTGTACCTGACGTGGACAAACAACCGAGTGCAATTCGTAACCACTGACCGGCCTGCGGCAGGCGCAACCCAGCCGCTCTGGGAGTACGTCTATCTGAGCGGTCGGCTTCGTGCAGTATTCTGCCCGACCGAGGCGTGCGCCTTATATAGCGTCATTGACGGTTCGCACTATCGATCCACGATTCTCGACGACAATCCGCTCGCATACTGGCCATTGTCGGAGACCAGTGGAGGCACTGCGGCCAACGTCGCCGCTCGCAAGCCAGGAGAGCTGGCCGCCACCTATGCCAACGTCACTCTCAATCAGGCCGGCGCGCTCGCCGGCACTTCGGATGCAGCGGCCAGTTTCGATGGCACCAAATCAAGCCGGCTATCAGTGCCAGATCACCTGACCACGCCGTCAATGGCCTTCGCCGTAGAATTGTGGTTCAAAGCCGCATCAGGTAAGAACGGTGTTCTATATGGCATTCAGAACACCGCGCTTGGGACAACACCCGCGCGCTACAGCCCGAGCCTGTATGTCGGTACAGATTTCAAGCTTCACGGCAAGTTCTGGACCCCGACCGGCGGCACGCAAATGGTCTCCGCGGCGCGGGTGGACGACGGTGCCTGGCACCATGTCGTGCTCTCGGTCAACGTTGACGCGCAGACGCTATTCCTCGATGGAGTCACCGTGGGTGGCTTCACCGGTAACCCAGTAGCGCAACTGGACATGTCCAAAGCGGCGTTCGGATACGGCTACAGCACCGGATGGCCCGCCGCAGGCACGGGATACTTCCCGTTCGCCGGGCAACTGGACGACATCGCTGTCTACCGTCATCCGCTCGGCCCGACACAGGTCGCCGCTCACTATGCAACACGTGTCGCCAGCCATCGGATGTCGCAGATCAAGGACGCGAATGCGGTCATCGCCACGATGAGCTATGACAATCTCACCGGCCGCTTGGCGACTCTCCAGGACCGCCACGGGGCGACCTGGGCGATCGCCCAGCCAGCGATCGGCGACGGCACTCGCAGTGTGAGCCTGTCGGCCACGGACCGCGAGACCATCACCTATGTGTTCGACGCTAACCGCGGCGACCGTCTAGTTAGCCGTCAAGACGGCGCCGGGACGGCTAGCTGGGGATACGACGCGAATGGGTTCGTCAACGCCTACACCGACGCAAATGGCCGTCTCACAGGAATGTCCCGCGATGCGCGCGGCAATGTGGTCATGACCTCGCAGAAGAAAGCCGGGGCGTGGCACTTCTCCGAAGCGGGCTACTACCTCAACCCGGCCAACCCTCTCGATCCCCGAAATGACAAGATCATCTATCAGTCGGGCACGCGCAACGCCTGGGACCTCGATCCAAAGAACCGGATCCGATACGACCTGTCAACCAGTGGCCGCATTACCAAGATCACCTATCCTCAGCCAGCGGGCACCACGGCGTTCCCGACGGAAACCTTCGCCTATGCGGCTGGCACGGAGGCCGCGGTGGGCGGCGGCACCGTCCCCGCAGGCATGCTCATACAGAAGGTCAGCAAACTCGGCGGCAGAACCGACTACACCTATGACGCCAAGGGCAACATGGTCACCAGCACCGAGCCGCTCGGACTGACCACCACGTTCACCCGGGACCTGCTTGGCCGCGCCACTGGCCAGACCACCAGTGCGGTTGTCAGCGACACGACCGTCACCTACGGCACCACGTCGACCGCCTACGATGGCGCGTCACGCGTGCGCGTCGAAACGGGGCCTGCGGTCACCAACCCGATCACCGGCATCACACACACCGCTGAGACCACCTACACCTACAGCCGTGGCTTGTTGGCAGAAAAGCAGACTGTCGACATCACCGGCGGGGACCCGGCCCGCACCTGGTCCTACACCTATGACACTGCTGGACGTCTGCTGTCCACCACCACCCCGGACAATGTCACCACCAGCCAGGCTTGGAACACCGCCGGTGACCTTGCCTGGCAGACGCAGCCCAGCGGCCTCAAACTTGAATACGCCTACGACGACGCCCGCAGGCTCATCGAGACCACCGCGGTCGGCGCCGGCGTCGACCCGACGAGCTCTCAGGCCACCCGCCTGGTCATCGAATCGCGGGCATATGATCCCGCAGGGCAGCTCGCGTCGAAGGTCGATGCCAACGGCCGCGAGACTACCTACACCTACTTCGATGACGGGCTGCTGGCTACCGAGAATCGTGTCACCCGCGATCCGCAAGGCAACATCACGTCCACCGTCGTGCTACGTGAGAACGAGTATGATCACGGCACCAATCTGATCCGGGTGACCGAAGCCGGCGGCATCGTACGCGACATCGACTACGACGACGCTGGCAACGTCGTGCAGGAAACCCTCGACCATGCCGGCATCGCCCGCTCGACGGTGCTGCGCTATAACGGCGCCAGCAAGGTCATCACCGAGCGACAAACCAGCGGGGCTACCTTTGTCACCGGCCGGACCGCCGAAACGCCATACCTGAGCAACAACAACGGATCACAGCTCGACGGCGCCGGAAGCCGCTACGCCGACGGTGCCGCCACCATGACCTACAAATTCACCTTCCCGCAAGAAGCCGCCAACGGCACCATCACCCTGGAAGTCGACAACCAGTACCTGCTGGAGTACAGCACCGACAACCAAACATGGACCACCTGGCGCAGCGAGACCCGCGACATCCGCGACGGCTCCAACCGCGACACTTTCGCCCTGCCGCTGGCCAGCCTCCTCGCGAGTCAGAAGACGATCTATGTCCGCATCGGCGACAGTCAACCGGCAAACGGCTGGGGCGGTGCCCTCTCCCGAGTCTGGGTCGAATACGCCAGGGCCACGCAGCCTGCCGCCCAAACCACCAACACCTACGATCAGCTCGGTCGGATCACCAGCACGACAGTGGACAACGCCGGCGGCAACCCGACCTCGCTGACCAGCTTCAGCCACCGTGATCCCCGCGGCCTCGTACGTCAGAGCATCGATCCGTCCGGCAACGTCACCGACTTCACCTATGACGCCAACGGCAGCCCGGCAACGGTGACCGAACCAGCCCGCACCGTGTGGCGTGATGGAGTGCGCACCGACAACCTTCGACCCGTCACCACTCTGGGCCGCGACACCTTCGGAGACCTCACCCAGCAGCGCGATCCATACTCTGCGACCATCACCGTCGGCTACGACCAGATGAGCCGTCCCACCACGATCACCCTGCCGACCTATACGCCACCGGGCGGGCTACCGATCACCGCCACAACCACCACCAGCTACTACCCCAACGGCAAGGTCAAAGACAGCACAGACGCACTGAACCGGCAGACCTCTTACACCTACGACCTATACGGTCGCCCTGTCACCAAGATACTTCCCGACCCCGACGGCTCCGGCCCGAAAGGTCGTTCCCAGTGGATCTACACCTACGACCGATCCGGTGAACTCGTCGAAAGGGTCGACCCCACCGGCGGGCGCACCTCCGCCACCTACAACAACCTCGGCGCCCTGGTCACCCAAACCCTGGTCGAACGCAGCGGCCCGGACACCTTCTACTACACCACCACCTACGGCCGAGACGACGCCGGCTACCTGACCAGCATCACCAGCCCCATCGCCGGGCACACCACTCAGTTCACCAACAACCGCGCTGGTGAACCCACCAAGATCACCGACGGCGAAGGCGTCATCCGCGACCTGCGCTACGACCAGCTTGGCCAGATCACCACCCAAATCACCAGCGGCACCCGCGCCACCAGCTACACCTACGACACCGCCGGGCGGCTCAGCGCCACCGCCGACCACACCGTCACCAGCGGAACCCTGTCACCGCCGCTGCGAACCGGCACGTTCACCTACGACGCTTCCGATCGCCGCACCACCGTCACCAGCCCAGACGGTCGGATCACCCAGTACGGCTATGACGTCCACGACCAACCCACCACGATCACCCAACGCACCAACCCAGCCGACCCGGGCACCGCGATCACCGTCAACCTCGGCTACGACGCACTCGGACGGCACACCCGCACAGTCGACGGCAACGGCAACGCCACCGACTACACCCGCAACAGCTGGGGACTGATAACCGACGTCAACGAACCAGCCACCACCGCTCCCGCCGACCGAACCTTCACGACCGTCTACGACGCAGCCGGCCAGCCGATCAAAGACATCGCCCCCGGCAACGTGATCCGCACCCGCACCTTCGACGGACTCGGTAACCAGCTCACCGAGACCGGCACGGGCACCAGCGCGGCCACCACCGACCGCGTCCTGGCCTACGACGCCCTCGGACGCATCACCAGCGCCAGCAGCCCCACCGGGACGATCACCTACACGTGGAACGACCGCGGCCTGCTCGCCGGCACCACCAGCCCGGCAGCCACGGCCACGTTCGCCTACGACGCCGAAAGCAACCTAACCACTCGCACGGACAGCAACGGCACCACCAGCTTCACCTACGACAACGCCAGCCGAACCAAGACCATCACCGACCCACTGACCGGCAAAACCGCCACGAACACCTACAACACTCTTGGCGAGCTCACCGACACCAGCTACGGCCTCAACCAGCCCAGCCGCCACTACACCTACAACAACCGCGGCGACTTGACCACCGACACCCTCAACAACTCCACCGGCGGCACCGTCGCGTCCGCCACCCTCACCTACACGCTCGACGGGCTCCTGCAAACCCGCACCACCACCGGCCTCGCCGGAGCAGGAACCAACACCTACAGCTACGACGGACTCGGTCGCGTCACAACCTGGACCCGGCCCGACACCCAACAGGTCACCTACGGCTACGACAACACTTCCAACCGCACCACCGTCACCAGCGCCGCAGGCACCCGCACCTACACCTACGACACCCGCAACCGCCTGACATCGGCCACCGGCGGCGGCGAACCCACCCTGACCAACACCTGGTCACCCAGAGGAACCCTCGAAACCAGCACCACCGGCGCCCACGCGATCACCTACACCAACGATGCGTTCGACCAGACGCTCCAGGCCGCCGACGGCACCGACACCATCACCTATACCTACGACGCACTCGGCCGAGTCAGCCAACGCAACTCAAGCGCCTTCGGCTATGCCGACCAGACCAACGACGCCCACGACATCCCCGCCACGAGCGGCACCACAAAAATCGCCCGCGACACCGCCGGCACCGCAATCGCCGACAACACCAGCGGAACCAGCAGGCAACTCGTCACCGACCCCATCCACGGCGACACCACCGCCGCCGTCGACCCGACCACCGGCACCCTGCTGGCCTCCCGCAGCTACACCCCCTACGGCGACACCTACGCCACCACCGGCCAACTCCCGACCGGATTCCAAGGCGGCTACACCGACCCCACCACCGGGCTGATCAACGCGCACGCCCGCTGGTACGACCCCAACCAAGCCACCTTCACCAGCCGCGACAGCCTCATCCTCACCCCCGACCCGGTCACCCAAACCAACCGGTACGCCTACGGCAACGCCAATCCAGTCAACCTCGCCGACCCATCCGGCCACTGCGCCGAAGACCTCTGCCTCGCCGAAGGCATGGTCTTGCTGGCGATCGTGCTGTTCGCCAGCGCCGCCGTCATCACCGCGACCGGAGGCTTCGGCGACGCCGCCGACAAGTCGATCATCAGCAAGATCCTCACGGCCGGATACACCCTCAGCACGCTCATGATCCTCGATCTGGTCAAGGCCGGCTACTCCGCCCAGGACATTGTCAACAAACTTCAGCAGTCATTCCCCACCGACACCACGATTCAGCGCATCATCGACGAAGGTAGAACCGCGTCACCGCCCAGCACCTTCACCCCCGCCAGCGCGTCCAACCTCACCGCCGGCCACTACACCCCGACCGCGGGAAGCACCATCAGCGTCTGGCGACCGTCCACCGTATCGGCGACTCCGCCAGGGCAGTACGTACAAAACAGCGTCACGCCCTCCATCGCCATCGCCATCCCCGCCATCCTCAACGCAGAAGCCGACGGCAGCCAGGCGCAAAACGCCGTGGTCGCGGGGATGGCGTCAGCTGTCGCTGCTAGTGCAGGTGGACCTGAAGATCCTTCGAAATGTGAGGCGGAGGCGAGGGCTGGCCTTCTGGCGGACCTGGTCGAGGAGCTCGCGAGCAGTGGGATACCAACCGGCGGCAGCCCTGGCGCGCCCTTGCCCCGCGGCGGCATCTACGCCCTGATCTCAGATCATGGCACTGTCATGCGAACAGGGCGCACCAACGACTTGAAGGTCCGAGAAAGCCGCCATAACACCGATTACGGTCGCAGCCTGCGGTTCGTCGTCCTCGCGAGAACAGACAACTATGATGAGATTCGGGGACTTGAGGAGATCATCGAAAACTGGTACACGCCGATGTTGCGTGATAATCGCGCCATCGGTCTGGGGAATAAGAACCGCGCGAAATACATAGCTGCCGCTGAGGCATGGCTCAAACGATGCTAAGGAAACGAGCTGGTGAGACGTAGAGATATTGTGGAGGGGAGTGTCTTTCTGGTTCCCCTCCGCAATGGACAAGACGCTGCATGTGTCGTCACTAGGCACGCCCGTGCCGGTGCAACGGTCGGACACTTCTTTCCGCCGTCGTCGTCGGCACAAATGGTTGAGCTCGCCCCGGGCCTCGTTCCGAGTCAGGCAATTCTTGTAGCCCGATTCGGCGACTTCCCAATTGTGAACGACGTATGGCATTTCGTCGGAAACTTGCCCGGGTGGCAACGCGATCAGTGGCCGTCCACAAAATTCTTTCGCGGCGATCATAAGGCCGGCTATACGGTGGTCTACGATGACCGTGATCCGAGTGAAGTTATTGCGGAGTACAAAGCAGGGGCAGAGGATCTCGCCTTGCCGAAGAACGATTTCTACGGCGATCTTGCACTGCAGACCCTGTTATCGGAGATCCTTCGCGATCTGAATCCGTAATAAGGGAGTCGTCGGTCGGCGTGAGATCGCCGACGCGGATGATGTAATGCCGTGTTCGGTCCAAGCCGCCGCTGCGGAGCACGGTAAGACTGAGCACGTGAGATGAGTGGGTATGGCTGGCTGGGACGACATTGGGCTGTACGGCCGCTCGACGAAGCCGCGGCTTCTGCTGAGCATCCGGGTTACGAGTTGTGAGCAGCGAGCGGTCGAGGCTGCGCGAACATGGTTCGATCTATCCTTCGAGCGCCTCGGCGGTGGACTCCGAGCTCGACTAGTGAACCAACCTGAGCGGCGCGCCTCCGGGCCGGAGGCGCTGCGGCTCATTCCCGGAACCGTCCGCGGCATCTTGCAGGTCGCGGGCAAGGAGCTTTTTGACACCCCTGATCGCTTCTTGAACCTTGAAAGCTGGAGCGATTTTCTGGAGGAGCTCGCAGGGCTGCCCTTGCTGGCCGCCGTTCAGCTCGATGACGTTGACGGGCAGGATGATCAGGCGGACGGCATATTCCAGATCACGTGCCGTCGGATCACGGTAGGTGACGAAACGTGGCTTGATCTGCTGACCATGGGTGACCAGTCGTTGATCGATTCGCCGGCTGGTCAGGAGACGATGACGTCGGTGCTGCGCGACGTGTGCCAGTTCGGGGACGTGGTCTATGGCGAGATCTCGTGGCTCGAGGACACGAACCAAACCGTCCTCGAGCGTGCTCTGGGGCTCAGGCCCGCCGAAATCCTCGCCGGAGCGAGCATGACCTCCCGGGGGTACGCGTGGCTCACCGTGATCCCGGCCCAGGCCGCTGCCCGGCTCGGTGGTCGCCAATCGCTGGCGAAGTCCAGAGCTTTCGCTAAGGTCCAACAGCTTCCGAACGGAGCCCTGTGGCTCCAGTCGAAACCCGACCGCTTCGTGGACTATGACGAGAGTGCGGCGTCGCAGATCTTCCAAGAGCTCGCATCCGTGCTGCCACCTGGACAGCCCAACCTTTACATGTTGAAGCCCCCCAATATCCTCATCGATCGTGATGCTTCGGCGACCGCCGAAGCATGATGCCGATTGTCTCCACTAAGGAAGACCACGCTGCATTGCGCAATTCCTGTCGGCGTTGTGGCAGGCGGTGCCACAGCGCCTATGTGCGTGCGCCACGGAGCGAAGGCCGAGCTGACCGCTTCGGTCGCGATCGAGTCGGCACCGGCACCGTGGACCGGGGCGCTGATCCCGCTCGGCGGCATTGTGTTCGTTGCCGTCCGCGCCGCGACGCGCAGGGTCGTCACCGCCCCACGGTGGGCCTTCTGTACTCGCTGCAGATCACTGCGCTACCTGCGGATGGCGGCCGGCTTTGTGCTCATCGGCCTCATGCTGGCGTTTCTGGTGGTCGGGCTTGACGCGGCGGACACAAGCTATGCGGGGCCGGCTGAACACCGAAGCAGTTGGTGGGCGTTTGCGGTCGCGCTGTTGGCTGGCGTTGCCGGCTGGATAATTCTGGTGGTGTCTCGGTGGCAGTCGATCGCGCGTGCTCGGCTGAGCCGGGACGGGCTATCGGTCGACGTCAGGAAGCCGTCTGTCGAGTTCGCGGCCGCGGTGGAAGCCATGTGGGCGCCGAACACGGGCACATTGCCCGCAGTGGCGCGCCCGGCGTAGCGGACCACGATCTAGGGATCAATGGGCGAGTCGAGGCTGCGGAGCGGGCGCAGTGGACCGCTCCCGTCTCGCCGCCGATCTGGTGGGGCTGGCGGGCGCAATTCTCGCCAGCCATACGGGATCTGGACCTACCTACCGGGCTAGGTGATCGCACCGGGGATGAGGACGAAGACCTCGTGCCCTACGGCTAGGGTCAGCTCACGAGCCGAGGCAGCTGGCGCCGCAACACGCTTCGCGGAGCGTGGGATGATGCGGAGGATGACCCAGCTGGGGGCAAGGTCTGCCCGACTCAGGGTGAAACCTGCGCGGGTACGGTGACTGTCGCCCCGTTCTCAGGCGACCGGCGTGACTGGGATGTATCCCATGATCCATCCTGGCATAACCGTACCTTCTACCCGAAGACGACCCGGAAAGTGGTCCTCGACGAATACAACTCAGACGTCGGACTTGAGTGCATTTCGGATAACAGATCGGGACAAGACAACGATAGCCGTTTCTACTATACACATCCGGACGACTAATGAAGCGAGTGAGTGTGAGCAGGAGTGCGCTGGTCAGCCATCTCGAGAACCATCTCGGGCTGATAAAGGTCGGCTGGAATGCCGACGCTGACGATACGCCAATGCCGTTCCAGGTTGTTCGGTATGTCGGCTCTGTGGCTGGCGGAATAGCATTTTCAACCCTCGGTTTGAGTCGGCGAGAATTGCTTTCCGATATCTCTGGGCGACGGTTTCGGCAGGAGCTCCTGATGATTGCCCCGCATGAAGCGGCCGACTATGTTCCTGCTCTGTTGCAGCAAGTGGGACTTGAGGCAATCTCTGGCGATCGCGCGTTCCTTCGTGGCCGCGTGCTCGGCCCTCGCGGTCGACTTGTGCCCGACACAGCGATGGAGGCGCTCTACACCGCTATGCCGGTTTATCTACCGGAGGAGTTCGCGGATACCGTCGACGATTCCGGGAACGAGATCCTCATTCCGTGGCTGGTGCCCATA
This genomic interval carries:
- a CDS encoding Imm26 family immunity protein, which produces MEGSVFLVPLRNGQDAACVVTRHARAGATVGHFFPPSSSAQMVELAPGLVPSQAILVARFGDFPIVNDVWHFVGNLPGWQRDQWPSTKFFRGDHKAGYTVVYDDRDPSEVIAEYKAGAEDLALPKNDFYGDLALQTLLSEILRDLNP
- a CDS encoding suppressor of fused domain protein is translated as MSRSALVSHLENHLGLIKVGWNADADDTPMPFQVVRYVGSVAGGIAFSTLGLSRRELLSDISGRRFRQELLMIAPHEAADYVPALLQQVGLEAISGDRAFLRGRVLGPRGRLVPDTAMEALYTAMPVYLPEEFADTVDDSGNEILIPWLVPITHAEAHLVFEEGWRKFEDKLADEDPDLVQWSRPSMV